The genomic segment CAGCGGATCGCCGACTTCCTGCTAGGCAACAACGTCAATGAATGGATTGAATCCGGGGCCGTGACCGTGGAGATCAATGGGGCAAGTTCAGCTGCAAATCAACCCGAAACCCTACAGGCGTTCTTGGTGATATTGGCTTATACGGTGATCTTCTGCGTCGCGGCATTCTGGGTTTTTCTGCGCCGGGACATCGCCGGCGCCAAGGGCGAATAGGCAAGGGTTTCGAATTGAACGACTTCGTCATTCGCACGGACGGGCTGACCAAGCGGTACGGTGAGATCCTGGCCGTCGACGGACTTTCGATGGAGGTCCCGCGCGGGCGCATCTTCGGTCTGTTGGGCCCGAACGGATCCGGCAAGACCACGACGATGGGGATGCTGCTGGGGCTGGTCAAGCCCACCGCGGGCAGCTTCACATTGTTCGGATCTAACTCCCCGCACGTCGAATCCTTGCGGCGCCTGGGGGCGATTGTCGAGACACCGGCCTTCTATCCCTACCTGTCCGGACGCGACAACCTGGCCTACTTCCAGGGGATCGGGGGAAGATCGGATGCGGCCGAGCTGGACGACCTGCTGGAGAAGGTTGGCTTGTCCGACCGTGCCGACAGCCGTTTCCGGACCTATTCATTGGGAATGAAGCAGCGGCTGGGCCTGGCCTATGCCCTGCTGGGCGATCCCGAACTGCTTTTCCTAGACGAACCCACCAACGGTATGGACCCGGCCGGCATGGCCGAGGTCCGCGATCTGATAAGGAGCCTGGGGACCGGGGGACGTACGGTATTGCTCTCCAGTCATCTGCTGCACGAGGTGGAGCAGGTCTGCGACAGCGTCGCCATTCTTTCCAAGGGCAAGTTAATAGCCCAGGGCAACGTCGATGACCTGGTGCGCCCCGGCGGCGACGAGCGGGTAAGGCTCAGGACTACCGACAACGCCAGGGCGGTCGAAGTCTTGGAGGGCCTGGACTGGGTGACGAGCGTGGAAGATGACGGTGATTCGCTGCTGGTTGCAGCGGTCAGTGACAGGTCGCCGGAAATCAGCACTGCGCTGGGACAGGCAGAGGTTTACGTCACCGAGATGGCGGCCGAGGAGACGTCCTTGGAGCAGTACTTCCTGGATGTCACCGAGGAAGAGCGGGAGAGCTGACGGGCGACGAATTCAAGCGCTGATTTGAATTCGCCAACGAGCGCTTTTTTGATCGAATGACCGACTAGCGATTAGGAATTGGCGTCGATTCCGAGCGGCTTTTGCTAGCGGCCGAAGAGCATTAGAGATAAACGTGATTATGTTTTTCCGAATCCCGTGTGCAGGTGACTTTTACGATTGAACTGAACAAAGGAAATCCGAATGGTCGGGCTGCCCGCGTAGTCTTCGTAGATGGGGCCACATCACTTCAAATTGCGGTTTGACACCTCGGTTGAAGCACTCAATCCATATCAAGTTGTATCGGCAATTCAATCACCGGAATCAAAGGCGCTAGTCGAGCTTCGTATTGCCGGACAACCTCGTTATACAAGTCGTCGGCCCTCGGAACATTAATGGTCAAAACTAGCGCATACCGGATTTTTCTCGCGGAGGATGTGCTGCCGCCTTTTGATCGAGCAACGTAGTGGATGTCGAACACCGGTTCTTTCAAGCTAGAAAGTCTTTTTCTTTTGCGGCGATGCAGCGTCGTTTCCCACTTGTGTGCATCCCTTCGGAGTTGATGCTCATTCGCGTACAGCCCACCAGGTCGAAAGAAAGATTCCGATTTTGGGTGAAGTGAATCATCCCGCGCGAACTTGTACCGATGGGGTCTAAACACAACCGAGAGTCCGCTCTTGGTGTAACTGCCTGGGTGTTCCGGGTCGATTTGCGTCGCAAAGCAAAAAGTGGCGGTTATTTCTGCAAACCCAGGAGCGTCAATTTCAGGTAGCGGGATGTGGACTCGTTTGTATTTGGCTGCGCTAATTACGTCTTGATAGACAATGCGCACGCCGTTGTCGGGACATATGACCATTTCGTCTAACGTGTCCGGCAGTTTGCCCCAACCAATTTCCGACCTCTCAAATGTCCCGGGTTGAGTGCAATGAATCAGTAGCGCCTTTATGGCCAAAGGACTTAGAACAGCGCCAAAGTGCGTCCGCACCGCAATGGCCGACCGCATGGTAAGAGGCGACGCAAAGCTCGTACCTTGCAAAGCGGACGCCTTCCCTGGATTCAAGCTGTCTACTGCCCAGAATGGCTCCATGTCGCTCCCCCCGAACGCAATCAGGTCGGGTTTCACAATCCCGGGTGACCTTCCTGGGCCAATCGAACTGTACGCCGCTCTCTCCCAGCCGTCTCGTGTCGATTTGTTACTCGCACCAACAGTGATTCCATTTACACAATCTGATGGAACTTGGACTCGCCACGGCTTAAGCGCATTGAATGAAGGCTCGTCCCCTGTGTTCCCAGCAGCGATGGCCATGAATGACCTTCCATCGGACAAGTGTTCGTCCAGTACGGCCGTCCAAGCGTGAACTTCGTTGTCGTCAATCGGCAATTCAGGTCCGATGCTCAAGTTGACGTATTCGTGGCCCCCCTGGCCCAACACAGATTCGACGCGCTTTAGTACTTCATACAGCTCATACGGATCGTTTTCAGATTCCTTGTCGAGCACCCGGAAGTGGTCTACGCGGCAAAGTGGCGAATCAGGAGTAGCAGATGCGATTGAGCCAAACAACAACGCAGACGTAACTCGTTCGCCGTGTGCCAAATACTCGATTCCGGGTTCCCCCACACCAGGTACGTCACGAACATTCGCCCACCGATTTAGGGGGCTGTCGGAAGGCATCCCTCCGTCCAAGATTGCCACCCGAATCCCAGGATCCACTGCGGGCTTTATAGGAAGTTCGATTCGTTTAGGTTCGTAGACAACTGAAAGCGTTTTCTGCCCCACACGCAGCCTTGGCATCTCGCGCAATACCCGCAGGAATGAGAAACGCGCCACTTCTTGAGCTTCTGAGGGATTCGCGTGAATTCGGAGGAAGCACAAATTTCCAGCAAAAAACACGTTTTCGAAATCCCATTCCAAGCCCAACTCTTGGAGGTAAAACTTTAGGCCGGCCAAAATAAATCGGTCGCGCTCGTGCTCGCTGGCGTGCAGCACAACCTCAAGCAATAAACGATCAGGTTCGCTTGGTAATTGGCGGAGTCGGGACTCCGCGTCAACAGCCGCAATTGTTTCGAGTTTTGTTAAATGCCTGGCTGCAGGATGAATTCTTGACCAATTTGGAATGCTCAGCGACAACGACCTAAACGCTGACCTTTTGCCAGCGACAAACAATTCGGTCGATACATCGGAATCACGTGCGGATTTGCGTGTCTGTTTCTCCGGTGAGACTGAGACTGACCGGCTCCCAATCGTTCGCAACCCCAGCCTTTCCAGGGCTCCTGCCGGTGAGTACGACTTTGCCAGGTATTCGGGGTGAAGCACGATTGAAGCAACCGACTCACCGCTCGGGCATACGCTTGCAGGCAACCGATCCAATGAGTTCGCAGTGTTGGCCAACATTGCCGATACACGTTGCTTCGCTTCGGCAAATTCATATGGAGGTTTCTTGGGCCCACCGCCTTCTTTGACTTCAATTTGTTCGGTGAGAGTTTCGCCATATCCAAGCAAATAATTCCGCCGGCTGGCCATGTTATCTGCCGCTGACCGACTGTTCGTGGACATATTTGCGAATGGTGTCTCGACTTACACCGGTGGTTCTACTTGCCTCCCGTTGCGACATTAGCCCTTCAGACACAATTGCGATTGCGAGATTGCGGCGCATATTCGTGGGAGCAGATCTCGCGATTTGACTCAGGATTTCGACAGACCCGACTTCAATGCTGCAATCCTCGATTGCGGTATATCGTCGCACTCTATCCACGACGTGGCGAACTTGGCTCAACGATTCGCCATCCAAGGCATGCGCGAACAATTCGGGCCAAGGATCCGATTTTTTAAACTTCATCTGATTTCTGACGTAAGACCCAATCAACTCTCTTTCTGGAAGCGGAAACTCAACAATGAGTTCGAATCTACGCCAAACTGCAGGGTCTAACAATTTCGAGTGATTGGTCGCCGCTAACAACAGGCCCCGTGCGGGCCACTCATCGATTTCCTGAAGTAAAACTGTAACTAGTCTTTTCAGCTCCCCAATTTCCCCCACGTCATCGCGCCGCTTAGCAACAGCGTCAAGCTCGTCCAGCAAAAGAACACACTCCCGGCTTCTAGCGAAATCCAGGACCGCACGTAGGTTATTGCCGGTTCGCCCAAGAAACGAACTCATCACAGCCGACAAATCAAGAATCGCGAGTGGCCGCTTAAGTTCACGGGCTACCCACTTCGCTGCTAGCGTCTTGCCAACTCCCGGCGGACCGATGAACAATGCGGTCCTCGTAGGGTCAATCCCCGATTCCGCAAGTGCGCTTGCACTGATCCTCTCGCGCACGATTTGATTCAAAAGTCCCCACACGCGCGATACGTATATGGGTTCTATTTCCAGAGTTGGAGTTTCCAAGACTCGAATCAACGGTAATCGCGAATTGCCATCAAGTGGAATACCGGAAGATTCGATTTGACGCGTCGAATCTCCTTTAACCGGCGCATTCCTCAGGAGCGCCATCAATCGATCCGCAAATTCGGGATTCGTTGAACGGCATTCCCTGGCCAAATTTCGCAATTGCAATACCAAGTCTCGCTTCTTCCCCTTCAACGCGATTTGCGACAAGTGGAATAATCGTTCTTGCCATTCCTCCGTATCGTCCACACCTATGTGACTGTCGGAATTTCCTTGAGAACCTTCCATCCGTCGCACCTGGACTACAATCAGCCATCCCTTAACATTTTAGTCCACTACGACAGATTTTCCTTTACTTGGTACAGGGTACTTTTTTGCCAATCGATCGAAATTCGCTTGCCGCCAATCACTATCAACTATTCGATCAATAACGCATCAGCACGTTTGCATTTGCCGATTCGACCTCGGCATTCAGAATGCCATTCGCGAGCCAAAATCTACTCAATTACCGACAGTGCTCGCCGTGCCCGAATCACAAGAATTCAATGCCGTAGCGCCAATTGGCAGCACGGGCTCGCTTGGCTAGCAACGATAGCCAAATCTGTGCTGTTTCGACCGGCACACGAACGCCCAATTGAGATCAATTCGCAACCAAACTTTCCGAGGCCAGAATCTCCCGATCTTTCGCATGCACTGGACGAGTGGCACGATGATGGTTGTGCTAGTCGTGCTATACTCGGCGAGCACAACTATCACTTGAAAGGCCTACATCATGCCTGAACCGGATGAACACCGCGCCAAAATTTCTCTAAAAGTCGGTGATGTCAGCTTCGAAGGGGAAGGGGGCCAATCCTGGCTCGACCAGCAAGTAGCGTCATTAATCGACGCAATTGGTTCCGGGAGAATCCGCAGCAACAATCCAATCGCTCCTGAATCTTCCAACGAACCGAAAGCGGCCGACCAATTTACCGAGTCGCTTGCAAGTTATTTGAGGTCAAAGGGAGGCGATTCGGTCCAGATTCAACGGTTTTTGGCTACTGCCGCATGGTTGAGCAAACGTGGCCAATCGACGCTGACAACTCGAGACGTCAGTCACGCTTTAAGAGAAAACCAACAAAAACGATTGGGAAATGCGGCAGATAGTCTCAACAAAAACGTTTCAAAGGGGTTCTGCGAAAAATCGTCAAATGGATTTTTCATCACCCCGGACGGTTGGGCGCACCTAGGTGAGCGCCAACCCCAGTGATTCAACACACCGCTTTAGGTGCCCTGCCCGACAACCTTCGCAATCCGCTCATCGCCGAATACCGACGAATCAATCAATCTTTCCTCGAACGCAGATGGTTGCCATCGGAGCTCAGCGGTGGAAGGTTCTGTGAAATCGTATACACGATTCTTGAAGGCTATGCTTAAGGCGAGTTCCCGGCCGAGCTTTCCAAGCCCCGGAACTTTGTTCGTGCTTGCCGTCAACTGGAGCAGCACGAGTGCATTCCAAGGTCTTTGCGTATCTTATTGCCCAGAATTCTTCCCGCTCTTTACGAGGTGCGCAACAATCGAGGAGTCGGCCATATCGGCGGTGATGTAGATCCCAATCACATGGATGCGGCATTTGTCGTGGCTACGAGCAGTTGGGTGTTAGGGGAATTGATCCGCGTTTTCCACCAAATTGAAATTCACGAGGCCCAATCTATCGTCGACAACCTAGTTCAACCTCGAGTACCGTTGGTCTGGGAAGGACCACACTCGCGGCGTGTTCTTAATCCGAATTTGAGCGTTCAATCCCAGGTACTCGTGTTGCTAGCCACTACCCCCAATCCAGTAAGCACTGCCGAATTGCAGCAGTGGGTCGAATGTCGGAACACTGCATACTTCAAATCCATATTGCGCAAATTGCACAGAAATCGAATGATTGAACTCTACCCGGATGGGAAAACCGCCGAGTTATTGCCTCCCGGATATTCCGAAGCTTCCG from the Chloroflexota bacterium genome contains:
- a CDS encoding ABC transporter ATP-binding protein — its product is MEVPRGRIFGLLGPNGSGKTTTMGMLLGLVKPTAGSFTLFGSNSPHVESLRRLGAIVETPAFYPYLSGRDNLAYFQGIGGRSDAAELDDLLEKVGLSDRADSRFRTYSLGMKQRLGLAYALLGDPELLFLDEPTNGMDPAGMAEVRDLIRSLGTGGRTVLLSSHLLHEVEQVCDSVAILSKGKLIAQGNVDDLVRPGGDERVRLRTTDNARAVEVLEGLDWVTSVEDDGDSLLVAAVSDRSPEISTALGQAEVYVTEMAAEETSLEQYFLDVTEEERES
- a CDS encoding AAA family ATPase, with product MEGSQGNSDSHIGVDDTEEWQERLFHLSQIALKGKKRDLVLQLRNLARECRSTNPEFADRLMALLRNAPVKGDSTRQIESSGIPLDGNSRLPLIRVLETPTLEIEPIYVSRVWGLLNQIVRERISASALAESGIDPTRTALFIGPPGVGKTLAAKWVARELKRPLAILDLSAVMSSFLGRTGNNLRAVLDFARSRECVLLLDELDAVAKRRDDVGEIGELKRLVTVLLQEIDEWPARGLLLAATNHSKLLDPAVWRRFELIVEFPLPERELIGSYVRNQMKFKKSDPWPELFAHALDGESLSQVRHVVDRVRRYTAIEDCSIEVGSVEILSQIARSAPTNMRRNLAIAIVSEGLMSQREASRTTGVSRDTIRKYVHEQSVSGR
- a CDS encoding S8 family peptidase; the protein is MSTNSRSAADNMASRRNYLLGYGETLTEQIEVKEGGGPKKPPYEFAEAKQRVSAMLANTANSLDRLPASVCPSGESVASIVLHPEYLAKSYSPAGALERLGLRTIGSRSVSVSPEKQTRKSARDSDVSTELFVAGKRSAFRSLSLSIPNWSRIHPAARHLTKLETIAAVDAESRLRQLPSEPDRLLLEVVLHASEHERDRFILAGLKFYLQELGLEWDFENVFFAGNLCFLRIHANPSEAQEVARFSFLRVLREMPRLRVGQKTLSVVYEPKRIELPIKPAVDPGIRVAILDGGMPSDSPLNRWANVRDVPGVGEPGIEYLAHGERVTSALLFGSIASATPDSPLCRVDHFRVLDKESENDPYELYEVLKRVESVLGQGGHEYVNLSIGPELPIDDNEVHAWTAVLDEHLSDGRSFMAIAAGNTGDEPSFNALKPWRVQVPSDCVNGITVGASNKSTRDGWERAAYSSIGPGRSPGIVKPDLIAFGGSDMEPFWAVDSLNPGKASALQGTSFASPLTMRSAIAVRTHFGAVLSPLAIKALLIHCTQPGTFERSEIGWGKLPDTLDEMVICPDNGVRIVYQDVISAAKYKRVHIPLPEIDAPGFAEITATFCFATQIDPEHPGSYTKSGLSVVFRPHRYKFARDDSLHPKSESFFRPGGLYANEHQLRRDAHKWETTLHRRKRKRLSSLKEPVFDIHYVARSKGGSTSSARKIRYALVLTINVPRADDLYNEVVRQYEARLAPLIPVIELPIQLDMD